A genomic region of Pseudorca crassidens isolate mPseCra1 chromosome 10, mPseCra1.hap1, whole genome shotgun sequence contains the following coding sequences:
- the ANKRD66 gene encoding ankyrin repeat domain-containing protein 66, producing the protein MELTKLSDMTKLHQAVAAGDYNSVKKILKKSFCGPDCKEVDWNDRTPLPWAAIKDSRAEPQCRDHRQATKQKGLQLDQRDEDWDAKKRELELSLPSSKQNTNKKKNKTRGPTRLSNTKDRRV; encoded by the exons ATGGAATTGACCAAACTGTCCGACATGACAAAACTCCACCAAGCTGTAGCTGCTGGGGACTACAATTCAGTGAAAAAGATTTTGAAGAAAAGTTTCTGTGGCCCAGACTGCAAGGAAGTGGACTGGAACGACCGAACCCCACTTCCCTGGGCTGCGATCAAGG attctaG GGCTGAGCCCCAGTGCCGGGACCACCGCCAGGCCACCAAGCAGAAGGGGCTGCAGCTTGATCAGCGGGATGAAGACTGGGATGCCAAGAAGAGGGAGTTGGAGCTGTCTCTTCCTTCCTCAAAGCAAAAcactaataagaaaaagaataagactCGAGGCCCCACCAGGCTCAGCAATACCAAGGACAGGAGAGTGTGA